Proteins found in one Triticum urartu cultivar G1812 chromosome 4, Tu2.1, whole genome shotgun sequence genomic segment:
- the LOC125551308 gene encoding mannose-6-phosphate isomerase 1-like → MASSSTASSSAQLGLGLGLGLGAMGGLGLLLPADREHDPELEPCSPPKGVLRLRGAVQHYEWGSRGDASLVARLAGKTEEGRPCAELWMGTHPAAPSSLASDDGGAVSLREWLARNPAALLGRAVTARWDGDLPFLFKVLSVAKPLSIQAHPDRELARALHALRPTTYRDANHKPEMAVAVTEFRALCGFVSVQELKDVLRTVPEVQMLVGKQDVVKLMTAKEHDGGIGVRSYLQSAFTKLMATSKEAVAAAISKLKSRLNGEIKIRTFTEKEQLVLSLEQQYPGDVGVLSAFFFNYVKLSPGEALYIGANEPHAYLSGECVECMATSDNVIRAGLTPKYKDVQTLCSMLTYKQMFPEILQGVLVQPYVIRYTPPFDEFEVDCYSLPQGESVTMLPVPGPSIFLVMTGEGEIQADGMPDEGVAKEGDVLFVPACTEVKLHASGSGCLQLYRAGVNSRFFC, encoded by the exons ATGGCgtcctcctccaccgcctcctcctccgcccaaTTGGGGCTCGGCCTCGGGCTAGGGTTAGGCGCGATGGGTGGCCTGGGGCTCCTCCTCCCCGCCGACCGCGAACACGACCCGGAGCTGGAGCCGTGCTCTCCCCCCAAGGGCGTCCTGCGGCTGCGCGGCGCCGTGCAGCACTACGAGTGGGGCAGCCGCGGGGACGCCTCCCTCGTCGCGCGCCTCGCCGGCAAGACAGAGGAGGGCCGCCCCTGCGCCGAGCTCTGGATGGGCACCCACCCGGCTGCCCCGTCGTCGCTAGCATCCGACGACGGCGGCGCGGTCTCGCTCAGGGAGTGGCTGGCGCGCAACCCCGCTGCGCTCCTCGGCCGCGCCGTCACCGCGCGCTGGGACGGCGACCTCCCCTTCCTATTCAAGGTGCTGTCGGTGGCGAAGCCGCTCTCCATCCAGGCGCATCCGGACAGGGAGCTCGCCAGGGCGCTCCACGCGCTGCGCCCTACCACGTACCGCGACGCCAACCACAAGCCTGAGATGGCCGTTGCCGTCACCGAGTTCCGCGCCCTCTGCGGCTTCGTCAGCGTCCAG GAGCTCAAGGATGTTTTGAGGACTGTACCTGAGGTTCAAATGTTAGTTGGCAAACAAGATGTTGTGAAGCTTATGACTGCCAAAGAGCACGATGGAGGTATTGGAGTAAGGTCATATCTGCAATCAGCTTTTACTAAGCTAATGGCAACAAGCAAAGAAGCAGTTGCTGCAGCAATTTCCAAATTAAAGAGTCGCTTGAATGGGGAGATAAAG ATTAGAACCTTTACAGAGAAGGAGCAACTAGTTTTATCACTAGAGCAGCAGTACCCAGGAGATGTTGGCGTTTTATCAGCATTTTTCTTTAACTATGTTAAGCTCAGCCCTGGTGAAGCACTTTACATTGGTGCCAACGAACCACATGCGTATCTATCAGGAGAGTGTGTTGAATGTATGGCTACCTCAGACAACGTAATTCGTGCTGGTCTGACTCCTAAGTACAAAGATGTCCAAACTCTTTGCTCCATGCTGACATACAAGCAG ATGTTCCCCGAAATTTTGCAAGGTGTTCTGGTGCAGCCATATGTAATTCGTTACACACCCCCGTTTGATGAGTTTGAAGTTGATTGCTACTCACTACCCCAAGGTGAATCGGTTACCATGTTACCAGTGCCTGGCCCATCCATCTTCCTCGTCATGACTGGGGAGGGCGAGATCCAGGCTGATGGCATGCCTGACGAAGGAGTAGCAAAGGAAGGGGATGTTTTGTTTGTGCCGGCATGCACGGAGGTGAAGCTTCACGCTTCTGGCTCCGGGTGCTTGCAGCTGTACAGAGCCGGAGTAAACAGCAGATTCTTCTGTTGA